In Prescottella soli, a genomic segment contains:
- a CDS encoding ABC transporter substrate-binding protein, translated as MPGTNTPRGSRRRVVRVIGALTAAVAVGATATACGEPADQVPSLGYAIDNVITTYNGNTVEGSATGAVAAFGRVLTGTNYIGPSGGPVADTDFATASVLPGDALAVQYRINPAAVYSDGVPIACDDLVLAWAAGSGRFTRSAEEGHAPMFDAATRAGYADIDRVDCVPGSKEATVVFKPGRSFLDWRSLFGATELMPAHVAAQAAGVPDLVGAIRSGDTDAVRRIAEFWNTGWRLVPGELDVTKLPSSGPYKIDSYTEDGGLVLVENERWWGTKPATSRIVVWPKGSDVQSHIGDGDVEVVDIGSGSIPGLDLGSGFEVVTEPSRSVEQLVLANHGVFGSADARRAFALCLPRQQLFDKFGHPGVDGAGAPGSGVVDSRVTAPDTLFYRSAVAAEGGLYTDPDIPGAKAAREAAGQSHLTVRIGYLGPDERRAQTVEQIAASCAGAGITVEDAGSPDFYPSALGAGQVDAVLAGTASAAGAAGTSVPTDAAFALRSGNGDNFGGFANRRFDQVVDQLAVDGSLSARMSLSGEAEAILWNEMPTIPLFDQPRTTAHSNGMHAVVPNPTRSGAGWNMDRWILLR; from the coding sequence ATGCCGGGTACCAACACCCCCCGCGGATCTCGTCGTCGGGTGGTCAGGGTCATCGGTGCCCTGACCGCCGCGGTGGCGGTCGGGGCGACCGCCACCGCGTGCGGAGAGCCTGCGGACCAGGTCCCGTCCCTCGGGTACGCGATCGACAACGTCATCACGACGTACAACGGCAACACCGTGGAGGGATCCGCGACCGGTGCGGTCGCGGCCTTCGGCCGAGTGCTCACCGGGACGAACTACATCGGGCCGTCCGGCGGCCCGGTGGCGGACACCGACTTCGCGACCGCCAGTGTCCTGCCGGGCGACGCGCTCGCCGTGCAGTACCGGATCAACCCGGCCGCGGTGTATTCGGACGGCGTGCCGATCGCGTGCGACGACCTCGTGCTCGCGTGGGCGGCCGGCAGCGGGCGGTTCACCCGCTCGGCGGAGGAGGGGCACGCCCCGATGTTCGACGCCGCGACACGCGCGGGCTACGCGGACATCGATCGGGTCGACTGCGTCCCGGGCTCGAAGGAAGCGACGGTGGTGTTCAAGCCCGGTCGGTCCTTCCTCGACTGGCGGTCGCTGTTCGGGGCGACGGAGCTGATGCCCGCGCACGTGGCCGCGCAGGCGGCGGGGGTGCCGGACCTGGTCGGTGCGATCCGGTCGGGTGATACCGACGCGGTGCGCCGCATCGCGGAGTTCTGGAACACCGGGTGGCGGCTCGTCCCGGGCGAGCTGGACGTGACCAAGTTGCCGTCGTCGGGGCCGTACAAGATCGATTCGTACACCGAGGACGGCGGCCTGGTGCTCGTCGAGAACGAGCGCTGGTGGGGCACCAAGCCCGCGACGTCCCGAATCGTGGTGTGGCCCAAGGGGTCGGACGTGCAGTCGCACATCGGCGACGGTGACGTCGAGGTCGTCGACATCGGCTCGGGGTCGATTCCGGGGCTGGACCTCGGCAGCGGCTTCGAGGTGGTGACCGAACCCTCGCGCAGCGTCGAGCAGTTGGTGCTCGCGAACCACGGCGTGTTCGGCTCCGCCGACGCGCGGCGTGCGTTCGCGTTGTGCCTGCCCAGGCAGCAGCTCTTCGACAAGTTCGGTCATCCGGGCGTCGACGGGGCCGGGGCGCCTGGTTCGGGTGTCGTCGACTCCCGTGTCACCGCTCCGGACACGCTGTTCTACCGGTCCGCGGTCGCGGCCGAGGGCGGCCTGTACACCGATCCCGACATCCCGGGAGCGAAGGCGGCGCGGGAGGCGGCCGGGCAGTCGCACCTGACCGTGCGGATCGGATACCTCGGCCCCGACGAGCGGCGCGCGCAGACGGTCGAGCAGATCGCGGCGTCGTGTGCGGGTGCGGGGATCACCGTCGAGGATGCCGGTTCGCCGGACTTCTACCCGAGCGCCCTCGGGGCGGGTCAGGTCGACGCGGTCCTCGCGGGGACGGCGTCGGCGGCCGGCGCGGCCGGCACGAGCGTGCCGACCGACGCCGCGTTCGCGCTGCGGTCCGGCAACGGCGACAACTTCGGAGGGTTCGCGAATCGGCGGTTCGATCAGGTCGTCGACCAGCTCGCGGTCGACGGGTCGCTCTCCGCGCGCATGTCGCTGTCGGGTGAGGCCGAGGCGATCCTGTGGAACGAGATGCCGACGATTCCGCTGTTCGATCAGCCCCGGACCACCGCGCATTCGAACGGAATGCACGCGGTGGTACCGAATCCGACGAGGTCCGGTGCGGGCTGGAACATGGACAGGTGGATACTTCTGAGGTGA
- the secF gene encoding protein translocase subunit SecF, which translates to MTESNTSATKQDAALSDAGVDQALLPHHSWLQRLYTGTGGFEVVGRRKFYYWLTGTIVALSLLSMVFRGFTLGIEFEGGTRIQFPTPEGVTTQQVEAAYSDALGMEPVSVQTVGSGSSSSVEIRSEALDTAQVATLQNALYDQFHPEDSNGNPSKNAISVADVSETWGGQITKKALIALVVFLVIVSIYIAIRFERDMAIAAIISLFFDMIVTAGVYSMVGFEVTPATVIGLLTILGFSLYDTVVVYDKVEENTRGVLHLNRRTYAEQANLAVNQTLMRSINTTVISILPVLGLIVVAVWLLGVGTLKDLALVQLVGIIVGAYSSIFYATPLLVSIKERWGPVAAHTKKVHAKRAAAASGGKPVAERPEPRVRSTVGTAPRPGAQPTGKRNKKRH; encoded by the coding sequence ATGACCGAGTCGAACACCTCCGCGACCAAGCAGGACGCGGCCCTGAGCGACGCCGGCGTCGACCAGGCCCTGCTGCCGCACCACAGTTGGCTGCAGCGGCTGTACACCGGCACCGGCGGCTTCGAGGTCGTCGGTCGCCGCAAGTTCTACTACTGGCTGACCGGCACGATCGTCGCGCTGTCGCTGCTGAGCATGGTTTTCCGCGGGTTCACGCTCGGCATCGAGTTCGAGGGCGGCACCCGCATCCAGTTCCCGACGCCGGAGGGCGTGACCACCCAGCAGGTCGAGGCGGCGTACTCGGACGCGCTCGGCATGGAACCGGTGTCGGTCCAGACCGTCGGCTCCGGCTCCAGCTCGTCGGTCGAGATTCGTTCCGAGGCGCTCGACACCGCCCAGGTCGCCACGCTGCAGAACGCGCTGTACGACCAGTTCCACCCCGAGGACAGCAACGGCAATCCGTCGAAGAACGCGATCAGTGTCGCCGACGTCAGTGAGACGTGGGGCGGGCAGATCACCAAGAAGGCGCTCATCGCGCTGGTGGTCTTCCTGGTCATCGTCAGCATCTACATCGCGATCCGGTTCGAACGCGACATGGCGATCGCGGCGATCATCTCACTGTTCTTCGACATGATCGTGACGGCCGGTGTCTACTCGATGGTCGGCTTCGAGGTGACACCGGCGACGGTGATCGGCCTGCTGACCATCCTCGGCTTCTCGCTGTACGACACCGTCGTCGTGTACGACAAGGTCGAGGAGAACACCCGCGGCGTTCTGCACCTGAACCGGCGCACGTACGCCGAGCAGGCGAACCTGGCGGTGAACCAGACCCTCATGCGGTCGATCAACACGACCGTCATCTCGATCCTGCCGGTGCTGGGTCTGATCGTGGTCGCGGTCTGGCTGCTCGGCGTCGGCACCCTCAAGGACCTCGCGCTGGTCCAGCTCGTCGGCATCATCGTCGGCGCCTACTCGTCGATCTTCTACGCGACGCCACTGCTGGTGTCGATCAAGGAGCGGTGGGGGCCGGTGGCCGCGCACACCAAGAAGGTGCACGCCAAGCGTGCGGCGGCCGCGTCTGGCGGCAAGCCGGTGGCCGAGCGCCCGGAGCCGCGTGTGCGCTCCACTGTGGGCACGGCACCGCGACCGGGGGCACAGCCGACGGGGAAGCGCAACAAGAAGAGGCACTGA
- the secD gene encoding protein translocase subunit SecD: MAPSTGSVHPVRSLTAFAVIVAVLYALVFFTGDKSATPELGIDLQGGTRVTLTARTPDGSTPSQDSLRQAQQIIETRVNGLGVSGSEVVIDGDNLVITVPGDDSSQARSLGQTARLYIRPVIGSQAAAAPGTQPAPVEAPATQNPAPAAPELTPAPQERPFPAQNPPGTTEPAPAPTAPGAPATPSSEAPTPGSPEAAAAEIAKAKETRQSQDPAVQQQAMATLDCSAPDPLQGNDDPNLPLVACSTDGTAVYVLAPSIIDGQEIADASSGFNAQQSRYEVSLSFKSDGSSTWAQFTSSNIGKQAAFTLDSKVVSAPVVQGATPVGSSTSITGQFNQSQAKELANTLKYGSLPLSFSASEAETVSATLGLASLQAGLIAGAVGLVLVLIYCLIYYRMLGLLTALSLILSGVMVYAVLVLLGRYIGFTLDLAGIAGLIIGIGMTADSFVVFFERIKDEMREGRSFRSAVPRGWARARRTILSGNAVSFIAAAVLYVLAIGQVRGFAFTLGLTTILDVVVVFLVTWPLVYLASKSRFWSKPSVNGLGAVQQVARERKMAAAAAPASQATSDMEA, from the coding sequence GTGGCACCTTCGACAGGATCGGTGCATCCAGTGCGCTCGCTCACCGCTTTCGCGGTGATCGTGGCGGTTCTGTATGCGTTGGTCTTCTTCACCGGAGACAAGTCCGCGACCCCCGAACTGGGGATCGACCTGCAAGGTGGGACACGCGTCACCCTCACCGCGCGCACGCCGGACGGCAGCACGCCCAGCCAGGACAGCCTGCGCCAGGCCCAGCAGATCATCGAGACCCGCGTCAACGGGCTCGGTGTGTCGGGCTCGGAGGTCGTCATCGACGGTGACAATCTTGTGATCACGGTTCCCGGCGACGACAGCTCCCAGGCTCGTTCGCTCGGCCAGACGGCACGCCTGTACATCAGGCCGGTCATCGGTTCGCAGGCGGCGGCCGCGCCGGGAACGCAGCCCGCGCCCGTCGAGGCCCCCGCGACGCAGAACCCGGCGCCGGCGGCACCCGAGCTGACACCGGCACCGCAGGAGCGCCCGTTCCCGGCGCAGAACCCCCCGGGAACCACGGAGCCCGCTCCCGCCCCGACTGCGCCTGGCGCGCCCGCTACTCCTTCTTCGGAGGCGCCCACGCCCGGCTCGCCGGAGGCCGCGGCCGCCGAGATCGCGAAGGCCAAGGAGACCCGGCAGAGCCAGGACCCCGCCGTCCAGCAGCAGGCGATGGCGACGCTCGACTGCTCGGCTCCGGATCCGCTGCAGGGCAACGACGACCCGAACCTGCCGCTCGTCGCCTGCTCGACCGACGGCACCGCCGTCTACGTGCTCGCGCCGAGCATCATCGACGGCCAGGAGATCGCCGACGCGTCGTCCGGCTTCAACGCCCAGCAGTCGCGCTACGAGGTGAGCCTGAGCTTCAAGTCCGACGGCAGCTCGACGTGGGCGCAGTTCACGTCGTCGAACATCGGCAAGCAGGCGGCCTTCACCCTCGACTCGAAGGTCGTGAGCGCCCCCGTTGTCCAGGGAGCCACCCCGGTCGGCAGCTCCACGTCGATCACCGGCCAGTTCAATCAGAGTCAGGCCAAGGAGCTGGCGAACACGCTCAAGTACGGTTCGCTGCCGCTGTCGTTCTCGGCGTCGGAGGCCGAGACCGTCTCGGCGACCCTGGGCCTCGCGTCGCTCCAGGCCGGCCTCATCGCCGGTGCCGTCGGCCTCGTGCTGGTGCTGATCTACTGCCTGATCTACTACCGCATGCTCGGACTGCTCACCGCGCTGTCGCTGATCCTGTCCGGTGTGATGGTGTACGCCGTCCTGGTGCTCCTGGGCCGCTACATCGGCTTCACGCTCGACCTCGCCGGCATCGCCGGTCTGATCATCGGCATCGGCATGACCGCCGACTCGTTCGTCGTGTTCTTCGAACGCATCAAGGACGAGATGCGTGAGGGCCGCAGCTTCCGCTCGGCGGTGCCGCGCGGCTGGGCCCGTGCCCGCCGCACGATCCTGTCCGGCAACGCGGTCAGCTTCATCGCCGCCGCCGTGCTGTACGTGCTGGCGATCGGTCAGGTCCGTGGCTTCGCGTTCACCCTGGGTCTGACCACGATCCTCGACGTGGTCGTGGTGTTCCTGGTGACGTGGCCGCTGGTGTACCTGGCGTCCAAGTCCCGCTTCTGGTCGAAGCCGAGCGTCAACGGTCTCGGCGCCGTCCAGCAGGTCGCGCGGGAGCGCAAGATGGCGGCGGCTGCGGCCCCGGCATCGCAGGCAACGTCCGACATGGAGGCATGA
- the yajC gene encoding preprotein translocase subunit YajC — protein sequence MELLFPLLILALLVPMFLGIRRQKKEMQKTSDLQDALQIGDRVMTTAGLHATVAGLDDGTIDLEIAPGVVTTWSRMVVRERIVEDDATDDVVDHTDETPDETQRRLNGE from the coding sequence ATGGAATTGCTCTTTCCGCTTCTCATCCTTGCTCTGCTGGTGCCGATGTTCCTCGGCATCCGGCGCCAGAAGAAGGAGATGCAGAAGACGTCCGATCTCCAGGACGCCCTGCAGATCGGTGACCGCGTGATGACGACGGCCGGCCTGCATGCGACCGTCGCCGGCCTCGACGACGGAACCATCGATCTCGAGATCGCGCCCGGCGTCGTCACGACGTGGTCCCGCATGGTCGTCCGTGAGCGAATTGTCGAGGACGACGCGACCGACGACGTGGTCGATCACACCGACGAGACTCCGGACGAAACCCAGCGGCGTCTGAACGGCGAGTAG
- the ruvB gene encoding Holliday junction branch migration DNA helicase RuvB, with protein MSDAAGPDGLDLADDESAVTADFVPSDGEIEASLRPKSLDDFIGQPRVLEQLQLVLAGAKMRGGTPDHILLSGPPGLGKTSMAMIIATELGTSLRLTSGPALERAGDLAAMLSNLVEGDVLFIDEIHRMARPAEEMLYLAMEDFRVDVVVGKGPGATSIPLDIAPFTLVGATTRSGSLTGPLRDRFGFTAHMDFYEPHELQRILLRSAGILGVDLGEEASVEIAGRSRGTPRIANRLLRRVRDFAEVRADGVVTRDVAKAALAVYDVDPLGLDRLDRAVLSALVRSFGGGPVGVSTLAVAVGEEPSTVEEVCEPFLVRAGMIARTPRGRVATAAAWTQLGLTPPPDAAIGGIEVRAREPQLDLFDEGTSAAGEA; from the coding sequence GTGAGCGACGCGGCCGGCCCCGACGGCCTCGACCTTGCCGACGACGAGTCCGCGGTGACCGCCGACTTCGTCCCGTCGGACGGCGAGATCGAGGCGAGTCTGCGGCCCAAGAGCCTCGACGACTTCATCGGTCAGCCGCGTGTGCTCGAGCAGCTCCAGTTGGTGCTCGCGGGTGCGAAGATGCGCGGCGGCACCCCCGATCACATCCTGCTGTCCGGGCCACCGGGACTCGGCAAGACGAGCATGGCGATGATCATCGCGACGGAACTGGGGACGTCGCTGCGGCTCACGTCCGGTCCGGCACTCGAGCGGGCCGGCGATCTCGCGGCGATGCTCAGCAACCTCGTCGAGGGCGACGTGCTGTTCATCGACGAGATCCACCGGATGGCCCGACCGGCCGAGGAGATGCTGTACCTCGCGATGGAGGACTTCCGCGTCGACGTCGTCGTCGGCAAGGGCCCGGGGGCGACGTCGATTCCGCTCGACATCGCGCCGTTCACCCTGGTGGGCGCCACGACACGGTCGGGCTCCCTCACCGGTCCGTTGCGCGACCGGTTCGGGTTCACCGCCCACATGGATTTCTACGAACCGCACGAACTGCAGCGAATCCTGCTGCGCTCGGCCGGCATCCTCGGCGTCGACCTCGGCGAGGAGGCGAGCGTGGAGATCGCCGGCCGGTCGCGGGGCACGCCGCGTATCGCGAATCGACTGCTGCGGCGCGTCCGGGACTTCGCCGAGGTCCGCGCGGACGGTGTCGTCACCCGCGACGTCGCGAAGGCGGCCCTCGCGGTCTACGACGTCGACCCGTTGGGGCTGGACCGTCTGGATCGGGCGGTGCTCAGTGCCCTGGTGCGCAGTTTCGGTGGCGGACCGGTCGGTGTGTCGACGCTCGCGGTCGCAGTGGGGGAGGAACCGAGCACCGTCGAGGAGGTGTGCGAGCCTTTCCTCGTCCGTGCCGGCATGATCGCGCGGACGCCACGCGGCCGGGTCGCGACCGCGGCGGCGTGGACGCAGCTGGGACTGACTCCGCCGCCCGATGCCGCGATCGGCGGGATCGAGGTTCGTGCCCGCGAACCGCAACTGGACCTCTTCGACGAGGGGACGTCGGCGGCCGGCGAGGCCTGA
- the ruvA gene encoding Holliday junction branch migration protein RuvA: protein MIASVRGEVLEIGLDHVVIEAAGVGYRLNATPATLATLRRGDESRLLTAMIVREDSMTLYGFADAESRDLFGLLQTVSGVGPRLAMAILAVLEPEALRKALAEGNVTALTRVPGIGKRGAERLVVELRDKVEAVPATGDGPGVVPGASGAVRDQVVEALTGLGFRLDQAEKATDTVLAAEPDAATSKVLRSALALLGKTR, encoded by the coding sequence GTGATCGCTTCGGTGCGGGGTGAGGTCCTCGAGATCGGGCTGGACCACGTGGTGATCGAGGCCGCCGGCGTCGGGTACCGACTCAACGCGACCCCGGCGACGCTGGCGACGCTCCGCCGCGGCGACGAGTCGCGACTGCTGACGGCGATGATCGTCCGTGAGGACTCGATGACGCTGTACGGATTCGCCGACGCCGAATCCCGCGACCTGTTCGGGCTCCTGCAGACCGTGTCCGGTGTCGGCCCGCGCCTGGCGATGGCAATCCTTGCGGTCCTCGAGCCGGAGGCGCTGCGCAAGGCGCTCGCGGAGGGCAACGTCACCGCCCTGACCCGGGTGCCGGGGATCGGCAAGCGCGGCGCGGAACGCCTGGTCGTCGAACTGCGCGACAAGGTGGAGGCCGTCCCGGCCACCGGTGACGGGCCCGGCGTCGTGCCGGGAGCCTCGGGCGCCGTCCGGGACCAGGTGGTCGAGGCGCTGACCGGGCTCGGCTTCCGGCTCGATCAGGCGGAGAAGGCCACCGACACCGTTCTCGCCGCCGAGCCCGATGCCGCGACGTCGAAGGTCCTGCGGTCGGCGCTCGCGCTGTTGGGTAAGACGCGGTGA
- the ruvC gene encoding crossover junction endodeoxyribonuclease RuvC — MRVLGVDPGLTRCGFGVVDAGRGREVKPVAVDVVRTPPDMELATRLLGISDAADEWLDRYRPTVVAVERVFSQHNVRTAMGTAQAGGVVALAAAKRGIPVCFHTPSQVKAAVTGSGTADKKQVTAMVTRILGLDTPPKPADAADALALAICHCWRAPMLDRMAAAEAAAAEQKRRYEMRLKEIAAGKAGKR, encoded by the coding sequence GTGCGTGTTCTGGGTGTCGACCCCGGTCTGACGCGGTGCGGCTTCGGTGTCGTCGACGCCGGACGCGGACGCGAGGTGAAGCCGGTGGCGGTCGACGTCGTGCGCACCCCGCCGGACATGGAACTGGCGACCCGCCTCCTGGGGATCTCGGACGCGGCCGACGAGTGGCTCGACCGCTACCGGCCCACCGTCGTCGCGGTCGAGCGGGTGTTCTCGCAGCACAACGTGCGCACCGCGATGGGCACCGCACAGGCTGGTGGGGTCGTGGCGTTGGCCGCGGCCAAGCGCGGCATTCCTGTGTGCTTCCACACGCCGAGCCAGGTGAAGGCCGCGGTCACCGGCAGCGGCACCGCCGACAAGAAGCAGGTCACCGCGATGGTGACCCGGATCCTCGGACTCGACACCCCACCCAAGCCCGCCGATGCGGCCGACGCGCTCGCCCTCGCGATCTGCCATTGTTGGCGCGCGCCGATGCTCGATCGGATGGCTGCCGCCGAGGCCGCGGCGGCGGAACAGAAGCGGCGGTATGAGATGCGGCTCAAGGAGATTGCGGCCGGGAAGGCAGGGAAACGGTGA
- a CDS encoding DUF1214 domain-containing protein: MEPPSKCCSTGWSPLDGKNRYTLTFDINNLPPTTEFWELPVYDSAGYFIDNPINRYSTTSELSKAGQHSVVDGKLTFYLQPDRPADAEQARNWLPTSRDGGFQLAARFYGPTTGLIDGS; encoded by the coding sequence GTGGAGCCACCCTCGAAGTGTTGTTCCACTGGGTGGAGTCCTCTGGACGGGAAGAACCGCTACACGCTCACCTTCGACATCAACAACCTGCCGCCGACGACGGAGTTCTGGGAACTGCCGGTCTACGACTCGGCCGGGTACTTCATCGACAACCCGATCAACCGGTACAGCACGACCAGCGAGTTGTCGAAGGCCGGCCAGCACTCCGTCGTCGACGGCAAGCTCACCTTCTACCTCCAGCCCGATCGGCCGGCGGACGCCGAGCAGGCGCGCAATTGGCTGCCCACGTCGCGCGACGGCGGGTTCCAGCTGGCCGCCCGGTTCTACGGGCCGACCACCGGCCTGATCGACGGCTCCTAA
- a CDS encoding YebC/PmpR family DNA-binding transcriptional regulator, translating into MSGHSKWATTKHKKAVIDAKRGKMFAKLIKNIEVAARTGGGDPAGNPTLFDAIQKAKKSSVPNDNIERARKRGGGEEAGGADWQTIMYEGYGPNGVAVLIECLTDNRNRAAGEVRTAMTRNGGNMADPGSVSYLFTRKGVVVLEKNGRTEDDLLEIVLEAGAEEINDLGDSFEIVCEAGDLIPVRTALVDAGVDYESADPDFRASVEVPVDAEGARKVFKLVDALEDCDDVQNVYTNVDVSDEVLAELDA; encoded by the coding sequence ATGAGCGGCCACTCCAAATGGGCCACCACCAAGCACAAGAAGGCCGTGATCGACGCCAAGCGCGGCAAGATGTTCGCGAAGCTGATCAAGAACATCGAGGTGGCAGCTCGTACGGGTGGCGGCGATCCGGCGGGTAACCCCACCCTCTTCGACGCCATCCAGAAGGCCAAGAAGAGCTCGGTCCCCAACGACAACATCGAGCGCGCCCGCAAGCGCGGCGGCGGCGAGGAAGCCGGCGGCGCCGACTGGCAGACCATCATGTACGAGGGCTACGGCCCCAACGGTGTCGCGGTGCTCATCGAGTGCCTCACCGACAACCGCAACCGTGCTGCCGGTGAGGTCCGCACCGCGATGACCCGCAACGGCGGCAACATGGCCGACCCGGGTTCGGTCTCGTACCTCTTCACCCGCAAGGGCGTCGTCGTGCTCGAGAAGAACGGGCGCACCGAGGACGACCTGCTGGAGATCGTGCTCGAGGCCGGTGCCGAGGAGATCAACGACCTCGGCGATTCCTTCGAGATCGTGTGCGAGGCGGGTGACCTGATCCCTGTCCGCACCGCGCTCGTCGACGCCGGTGTCGACTACGAGTCGGCCGACCCCGACTTCCGGGCCTCCGTCGAGGTGCCAGTCGACGCCGAGGGCGCCCGCAAGGTGTTCAAGCTCGTCGACGCGCTCGAGGACTGCGACGACGTGCAGAACGTCTACACCAACGTCGACGTGTCGGACGAGGTGCTCGCCGAACTCGACGCATAG
- a CDS encoding alpha/beta hydrolase, which translates to MRIHRPGFTRRLKQRLIGMTAAVLVLPALAVVAGTSTASAAPSGGYEEVFVNSTMGPIKVQIQWAARGGNAALYLLDGLRARDDRNAWSFETNALDQFRDDNITLVMPVGGQSSFYSDWYAPSNFNGQKITYKWETFLTKELPAYLATRGVSPSNNAITGLSMGGSAALTLAAYHRDQFKYAGSFSGYLNISAPGMREGIRIAMLDSGGYNVDSMWGPPWSPAWLRNDPFVFAPQLRGLSLYISSGNGLIGEFDRPVGSVGSFNTSNAMGLEALALANTRAFQLRLNSLGIPATFDFTSSGTHSWAYWSEELWKSRPQILDAMNAW; encoded by the coding sequence ATGCGCATTCACAGACCGGGTTTCACGAGACGGCTCAAGCAACGTCTGATCGGCATGACGGCAGCGGTACTCGTGCTTCCCGCGCTCGCTGTGGTCGCCGGGACCTCGACCGCGTCGGCAGCGCCGTCCGGCGGTTACGAGGAAGTCTTCGTCAACTCGACGATGGGTCCGATCAAGGTCCAGATCCAGTGGGCGGCGCGCGGCGGCAACGCCGCGCTGTACCTGCTCGACGGCCTCCGCGCACGTGACGATCGCAACGCGTGGTCGTTCGAGACGAATGCTCTCGACCAGTTCCGGGACGACAACATCACCCTCGTGATGCCGGTCGGCGGACAGTCCAGCTTCTATTCGGACTGGTACGCGCCCAGCAATTTCAACGGCCAGAAGATCACCTACAAGTGGGAGACGTTCCTGACGAAGGAACTTCCCGCCTACCTCGCGACCCGCGGCGTCTCCCCGTCCAACAACGCGATAACCGGACTGTCCATGGGCGGGTCGGCCGCACTGACCCTCGCCGCGTACCACCGCGACCAGTTCAAGTACGCCGGTTCGTTCTCCGGCTACCTGAACATCTCGGCGCCGGGTATGCGCGAAGGCATCCGGATCGCGATGCTCGATTCGGGCGGTTACAACGTCGACTCGATGTGGGGTCCGCCGTGGAGCCCGGCGTGGCTCCGCAACGATCCGTTCGTGTTCGCCCCGCAGCTTCGTGGACTGTCCCTGTACATCTCGTCGGGCAACGGCCTGATCGGCGAGTTCGACCGGCCGGTCGGCTCCGTCGGGTCGTTCAACACCTCGAACGCCATGGGCCTCGAGGCCCTCGCACTGGCGAACACGCGCGCGTTCCAGCTGCGGCTGAACTCGCTCGGGATCCCGGCGACGTTCGACTTCACGAGCTCCGGAACCCACTCGTGGGCGTATTGGTCCGAGGAGCTGTGGAAGTCACGCCCGCAGATCCTCGACGCCATGAACGCCTGGTGA
- the pdxT gene encoding pyridoxal 5'-phosphate synthase glutaminase subunit PdxT — MTNQPTIGVLALQGDVREHLAALESCGARAIGVRRLSELESVDGLVIPGGESTTMSRLLTVFELLEPLRARLKSGMPAYGSCAGMILLASEILDTRPDAEHLNGLDITVRRNAFGRQVDSFEADLDFAGIVGDPVRAVFIRAPWVERVGPGVEVLARVPEGPAADHVVAVRQGSVLATSFHPEVTGDRRVHGLFVDMVRGN; from the coding sequence GTGACAAATCAACCGACGATCGGCGTGCTCGCGTTGCAGGGCGACGTTCGCGAACACCTCGCGGCACTCGAATCCTGTGGGGCCCGCGCTATCGGTGTCCGGAGGCTCTCGGAACTCGAATCCGTGGACGGACTGGTCATTCCGGGCGGCGAGTCGACGACGATGAGCCGTCTGCTGACCGTCTTCGAACTGCTCGAGCCGCTGCGTGCCCGGCTGAAGTCCGGTATGCCTGCCTACGGTTCCTGCGCGGGCATGATCCTGCTCGCGAGCGAGATCCTCGACACGCGGCCCGACGCCGAGCATCTCAACGGGCTCGACATCACGGTGCGGCGCAACGCTTTCGGCCGTCAGGTCGATTCGTTCGAGGCGGATCTCGACTTTGCCGGCATCGTCGGCGATCCGGTGCGCGCGGTGTTCATTCGTGCGCCGTGGGTCGAGCGTGTCGGACCGGGCGTCGAGGTGCTCGCTCGAGTGCCCGAGGGGCCCGCCGCCGACCACGTCGTGGCCGTGCGGCAGGGCTCGGTCCTGGCCACGTCGTTCCACCCGGAGGTCACCGGCGACCGCCGGGTCCACGGACTGTTCGTGGACATGGTGCGGGGGAACTGA